One stretch of Tepidibacter hydrothermalis DNA includes these proteins:
- a CDS encoding sugar phosphate isomerase/epimerase family protein: protein MRIGYAASVGEKSILDSMEFAKINGFNAVEINMNMKCFFPENYDEKDIENIKKYKRENDIEITMHAPEDIFLLNLHEKVRNAGIDRLKEIIEFGKNIDASRMTIHIGPTPYFTLTDKKYYLDDIYHEEYKNILENCLLDLSDCCENKIKLCVENSGRFTQKLYQDVLNNIMNKKNIFLTWDIGHSYFELYDEIKFFKKNIDKIKTVHVHDVNDISDHQVVGNGKIDFSKYVEDIGCKDKVYILEVRPREKALESLKKFIQIMGK, encoded by the coding sequence ATGAGAATAGGATATGCGGCATCTGTTGGAGAAAAAAGCATACTTGATAGTATGGAATTTGCTAAAATTAATGGATTTAATGCAGTTGAGATAAATATGAATATGAAGTGTTTTTTTCCCGAGAATTATGATGAAAAAGATATAGAAAATATAAAAAAATACAAGAGAGAAAATGATATAGAGATTACTATGCATGCACCTGAGGATATATTTCTTTTAAATCTTCATGAAAAGGTTAGAAATGCAGGTATTGATAGATTGAAAGAGATAATAGAGTTTGGAAAAAATATAGATGCGAGTAGAATGACTATACACATAGGTCCGACACCTTATTTTACTTTGACAGATAAAAAGTATTATTTAGATGATATTTATCATGAAGAATATAAAAATATTTTGGAAAATTGTTTGTTAGATTTGAGTGATTGTTGTGAGAATAAGATTAAACTTTGCGTCGAAAATTCTGGAAGGTTTACTCAAAAATTATATCAAGATGTTTTAAATAATATTATGAACAAAAAAAATATATTTTTAACATGGGATATAGGTCATTCTTATTTTGAATTATACGATGAAATAAAATTTTTTAAAAAAAATATAGATAAAATTAAAACGGTTCATGTTCATGATGTAAATGATATAAGTGATCACCAAGTTGTAGGAAATGGAAAAATTGATTTTTCAAAGTATGTAGAGGATATAGGATGTAAAGATAAGGTATATATATTAGAGGTAAGACCTAGAGAAAAAGCTTTAGAATCATTAAAAAAATTCATACAAATTATGGGAAAATAA
- the serA gene encoding phosphoglycerate dehydrogenase, whose product MKNKVIITEMIDQEGIKILKKTLDVDIKVGISREELLNIIHDYNAIIVRSNTNVDEELFDKAKNLKIVGRAGNGIDNIDVEAATKRGIIVANTPQSNTMSACELTIGLLLAQSRNIPQANGDTKLGNWGRNSFKGVEVYGKTLGIIGLGKIGSLVATRMKAFGMNIIAYDPYITDERFEKFKATKKERLKELVEESDFITVHTPKTEETINIIDKNEIKCMKDGVRLVNAARGGIINEDALLKGINEGKIASAALDVHKVEPCINSKLFDHPNIIVTPHIGAGTIEAQENVGKTIANQIINGLNGDIVSNAVNLPTIHREELKLIKPYIELAEKLGKIYYQIHNEPIELVDIQYHGNIASQDIKMVTIAFIKGLLEPVMKENVNYINAHVCAKNRDIIVNEGKKKDNYKNYVDSMSVKIKNKIGEFTLLGSLSAKKEGKLVEINGYEVDVNPSKHMLFIQNWDVPGVIGDIGMVLGRNNINVATMQVGRNIKGEKALMILNIDEGVSKESIEDISTVENVLWSKGIKL is encoded by the coding sequence ATGAAAAATAAAGTTATAATTACAGAAATGATAGATCAAGAAGGAATAAAAATATTAAAAAAGACATTGGATGTAGATATAAAAGTTGGTATTTCTAGAGAGGAATTATTAAACATAATACATGATTATAATGCTATTATAGTTAGAAGTAATACCAATGTAGATGAGGAATTATTTGATAAAGCTAAGAATCTTAAAATAGTAGGAAGAGCTGGAAATGGAATAGATAATATAGATGTAGAAGCAGCTACAAAAAGAGGTATAATTGTAGCAAATACTCCTCAAAGTAATACAATGTCTGCTTGTGAACTTACTATAGGACTTTTACTTGCTCAATCAAGAAATATACCTCAAGCCAATGGTGATACTAAATTAGGAAATTGGGGAAGAAATTCTTTTAAAGGGGTAGAGGTTTATGGAAAAACTCTTGGAATAATAGGTCTTGGAAAGATAGGATCTTTAGTTGCAACTAGAATGAAGGCCTTTGGTATGAATATAATAGCTTATGATCCGTATATAACTGATGAAAGATTTGAAAAATTTAAAGCTACTAAAAAAGAGAGATTAAAGGAGTTAGTAGAAGAATCAGATTTTATTACTGTTCATACTCCTAAAACAGAAGAAACTATAAATATTATAGATAAAAATGAAATAAAGTGTATGAAAGATGGGGTTAGATTAGTAAATGCAGCTAGAGGTGGTATCATAAATGAGGATGCATTATTAAAAGGAATAAATGAGGGGAAAATTGCAAGTGCAGCTCTTGATGTTCATAAGGTAGAGCCTTGTATAAATAGTAAGCTATTTGATCATCCAAATATTATAGTTACTCCACATATCGGTGCTGGAACTATAGAGGCACAAGAAAATGTAGGAAAAACAATAGCTAATCAGATTATAAATGGTTTAAATGGAGATATTGTTTCTAATGCAGTCAATCTTCCAACTATTCATAGAGAAGAACTTAAGTTGATTAAGCCTTATATAGAACTTGCAGAAAAACTAGGGAAGATATACTATCAAATCCACAATGAACCAATTGAACTTGTAGATATTCAATATCATGGAAATATAGCTTCTCAGGATATTAAAATGGTGACGATAGCGTTTATAAAAGGTCTTTTAGAACCTGTAATGAAAGAAAATGTAAATTATATAAATGCGCATGTATGTGCTAAAAATAGAGATATAATTGTAAATGAAGGAAAGAAAAAAGATAACTATAAAAACTATGTAGATTCAATGTCTGTAAAAATAAAAAATAAAATAGGAGAATTTACTTTGCTTGGAAGTTTATCTGCAAAAAAAGAAGGGAAGCTTGTTGAAATAAATGGATATGAAGTTGATGTAAATCCTAGTAAACATATGCTGTTTATACAAAACTGGGATGTTCCAGGGGTAATAGGTGATATAGGAATGGTTCTTGGAAGAAATAATATAAATGTTGCAACTATGCAGGTTGGTAGAAATATAAAAGGAGAGAAAGCTTTGATGATACTGAATATAGATGAAGGCGTATCAAAAGAGTCTATTGAAGATATATCAACAGTTGAAAATGTATTATGGTCTAAAGGGATAAAATTATAG
- a CDS encoding pyridoxal-phosphate-dependent aminotransferase family protein, which translates to MNIDKILMTPGPTNVPTRVLNKMAENMIHHRTDEFGNIFKEFNERLKYVFKTDNTVLTFPSSGTGGLEASIVNMFSRKDKVLVVSIGVFGDRFAEIARMYDIEVDKLDVPWGKGVELKEIESRLTDEHKALIITHNETSTGANNDIQKIGNFMKNKKQLYIVDAVSSLGAIEVRMDDWNIDVLVSGSQKALMSPPGLSFIAVSEKGWEFNKRSDIPKYYFDFKKAKDRMDNELPQTPYTPAVSLITGTNEALKMIQEEGIDNVCKRHERLACMFREGIKDMGLEFFVDEKYQSNTVTSIKMENKAVDIKRIMEEEFNIVIAAGQGKLKNEIIRIGHLGCVDEEMINRTLGALKQAVKKI; encoded by the coding sequence AATTTTAATGACACCAGGACCTACAAACGTTCCTACAAGAGTTTTAAATAAAATGGCTGAAAATATGATTCATCATAGAACTGATGAGTTTGGAAATATATTTAAAGAATTTAATGAAAGACTTAAATATGTATTTAAGACAGATAATACGGTATTGACATTTCCATCATCAGGAACAGGTGGGTTGGAAGCTAGTATTGTAAATATGTTTTCTAGGAAAGACAAGGTATTGGTAGTGTCGATTGGAGTATTTGGAGATAGATTTGCAGAGATAGCAAGGATGTATGATATAGAAGTTGATAAGTTAGACGTGCCTTGGGGAAAAGGTGTTGAACTTAAGGAGATAGAATCTAGATTAACTGATGAGCATAAAGCACTTATAATTACGCATAATGAAACATCTACAGGAGCTAATAATGATATACAAAAGATAGGAAACTTTATGAAAAATAAAAAACAGCTTTACATAGTAGATGCGGTCAGTTCTTTAGGAGCAATCGAAGTAAGAATGGATGATTGGAATATAGATGTATTAGTAAGTGGATCTCAAAAAGCTTTGATGTCTCCACCTGGATTAAGTTTTATAGCAGTTAGTGAAAAAGGTTGGGAGTTCAATAAAAGATCTGATATACCTAAGTATTATTTTGATTTTAAAAAGGCTAAAGATCGTATGGATAACGAATTACCACAAACTCCATATACTCCTGCTGTATCACTTATAACTGGAACGAATGAGGCTCTAAAGATGATACAAGAAGAAGGTATTGATAATGTTTGCAAGAGACATGAAAGGTTGGCTTGCATGTTTAGAGAAGGTATAAAAGATATGGGATTAGAATTTTTTGTAGATGAAAAGTATCAATCTAATACTGTGACCTCTATAAAGATGGAAAATAAAGCCGTTGATATAAAAAGAATAATGGAGGAAGAATTTAATATAGTAATAGCAGCGGGTCAAGGAAAATTGAAAAATGAAATCATAAGAATAGGTCATCTAGGATGCGTTGATGAAGAAATGATAAATAGAACTTTGGGAGCATTAAAACAAGCTGTAAAAAAAATTTAG